A window of the Bacteroidetes bacterium SB0662_bin_6 genome harbors these coding sequences:
- a CDS encoding glutamate--tRNA ligase — MTAPSTSKVRVRFAPSPTGSLHIGGLRTALFNYFFACSRGGTFVLRIEDTDRARFVPEAERDILSSLEWAGIQPDEGPEQGGAFGPYRQSERQVMYALYAQRLIEGGHAYYAFDTPEEIEAMRKRFATEENPSPQYDAATRGEMTNSLGLSGEEVRRRLERGDAHVVRLKVDPGERITFQDLIRGKVSFSTGGIDDQVLIKSDGMPTYHLANVVDDHEMRITHVIRGEEWLSSTPKHILLYRAFGWEPPEMAHMPLIMNPGGKGKLSKRHAEKQGLPVTVEQCWWGGYEPEAVVNFLGLLGWNPGDDREIFSLDEMAELFSPDRINGGGVQFDVNKLNWFNQQYIRGFSVDELLERAHPYLLDLRSDSTAGLFEDQARQRRIAALMQPRLTFAKDLADTGGYFFEDPTAYDEGAVKKRWKEDSAALLSAYADGLEAASVFDAEQAEEMLRALAGERGVGAGRIIHPVRLAVSGVSGGPSLFEMMEVLGREVCVRRMRKAVEVLEQGGNDSP, encoded by the coding sequence ATGACTGCACCTTCTACGTCGAAAGTCCGGGTCCGTTTTGCACCCAGCCCCACGGGGTCTCTTCACATTGGCGGGCTCCGCACGGCGCTCTTCAATTACTTCTTTGCATGCAGCCGCGGCGGTACCTTCGTGCTGCGCATAGAGGATACCGACCGGGCGCGGTTCGTGCCGGAAGCCGAACGGGACATCCTGTCGAGTCTCGAATGGGCCGGTATCCAGCCGGACGAGGGGCCGGAACAGGGGGGCGCCTTCGGCCCCTACCGCCAGTCGGAGCGACAAGTTATGTACGCCCTGTATGCGCAACGACTGATCGAGGGGGGGCATGCCTATTACGCCTTCGATACGCCGGAAGAAATCGAGGCCATGCGCAAGCGGTTCGCCACGGAAGAGAACCCCTCGCCGCAGTACGATGCGGCCACAAGAGGGGAGATGACGAATTCGCTCGGGCTTTCCGGCGAAGAGGTGCGCCGGCGCCTCGAGCGGGGGGACGCGCATGTCGTGCGCCTGAAGGTGGATCCCGGAGAGCGCATCACGTTCCAGGACCTCATCCGGGGGAAGGTTTCTTTTTCGACCGGGGGCATCGACGACCAGGTGCTGATCAAGTCCGACGGCATGCCGACGTATCACCTTGCCAATGTCGTGGACGATCACGAGATGCGGATTACGCACGTGATTCGCGGGGAGGAATGGCTTTCCTCGACGCCGAAGCACATCCTGCTGTACCGGGCCTTCGGCTGGGAGCCGCCTGAAATGGCGCATATGCCGCTCATCATGAACCCGGGCGGCAAGGGCAAACTGTCCAAGCGGCATGCCGAAAAGCAGGGCTTGCCGGTAACCGTAGAGCAATGCTGGTGGGGCGGGTACGAACCGGAGGCGGTCGTCAACTTCCTGGGGCTTCTGGGGTGGAATCCCGGTGATGACAGGGAGATTTTTTCGCTCGATGAGATGGCGGAGCTGTTTTCGCCCGATCGGATCAACGGCGGGGGCGTGCAATTCGATGTGAACAAGCTCAACTGGTTCAACCAGCAGTACATTCGGGGATTTTCCGTCGATGAATTGCTGGAGCGCGCGCACCCCTATCTCCTGGACCTTCGCAGCGATTCGACGGCCGGTTTATTCGAGGACCAGGCGCGCCAGCGCCGGATCGCGGCGCTCATGCAGCCCCGGCTCACGTTTGCGAAGGACCTTGCGGACACGGGAGGGTATTTCTTCGAAGATCCGACCGCGTATGACGAAGGGGCTGTCAAAAAGCGGTGGAAGGAGGATTCGGCAGCGCTTTTGAGCGCCTATGCGGACGGGCTGGAGGCCGCCTCCGTTTTCGATGCGGAGCAGGCGGAGGAGATGCTGCGGGCGCTTGCCGGGGAGCGGGGCGTCGGGGCGGGGCGCATCATTCATCCGGTCCGTCTTGCGGTGAGCGGCGTTTCCGGCGGTCCGAGCCTTTTCGAGATGATGGAAGTGCTGGGGAGGGAAGTCTGTGTGCGGAGGATGCGGAAGGCGGTGGAGGTGCTGGAGCAGGGGGGCAACGACTCGCCTTGA
- a CDS encoding peptidyl-prolyl cis-trans isomerase — protein sequence MFSRSKPISRAVSAALFIGLSFAAGCGLLSRTAPVPGADNPEVVASFDGELFTLEDFEANYAPHSGSDADPAADSLASYRDFLERYVDFRLKVAAAREAGMDTRADILEEIQSYRLRLARPFLMEKEIIDPIIRTLHERRQEMIDVSHILLSIQENAPAEDTLAAYLRMQALRDSVLQGVDFGELAFRHSQDPSAQGPPDARGARGRLGFFTGGDLVEPFESFTYDTPVGGLSPVFRTRFGYHMLMVHERRPAEPGIRIAHIMIRHAGPPGDSTNALVRAEALKIQLDEGADFAELAVEHSEDMMSAGRGGDIGSINYSTPVPETFKEAAYSLAEPGDITGPVETSFGIHIIQLTERGELPSFEEAYEDLKTLAGQLPRTGLAEEALAQDIIQTRQGHIDTTLVLNAFAGLPPDSILILPNGGLDESALADTFFVLGDSTWTLGHLAETAGSLGNRSGSDTESTVRELVSSFVTEATLDAEAARLEERDAEFGRIMQEFRDGLVLFALMEDSVWTAADQDSAALRAHYAIQPEAYQWPDRIRAISLQSASDSLLQDAAARFDAGASIADIHALYAADTLYTLHADTTLIADSSGSVYDRILDLSEGERTEILALRSRRIILVHDGIESARPKTFEEARTEIVSEHQNVLEERLLARLRERYNAHTFPDRLVRAFREESPPMEHSDTPTAP from the coding sequence ATGTTTAGTCGATCAAAACCGATTTCCCGGGCCGTTTCGGCCGCATTATTCATTGGACTTTCTTTTGCCGCAGGATGCGGATTACTGTCCCGCACGGCGCCCGTTCCCGGCGCAGACAACCCTGAGGTCGTAGCCTCCTTTGACGGAGAATTGTTTACGCTCGAGGATTTCGAGGCCAATTACGCCCCTCATTCAGGCAGCGACGCCGACCCCGCTGCCGATTCGCTGGCCTCCTACCGCGATTTTCTCGAGCGGTACGTCGATTTCCGCCTGAAAGTGGCTGCCGCCAGGGAAGCGGGCATGGATACGCGGGCGGACATCCTCGAAGAAATCCAGTCCTACCGGTTGCGGCTCGCCCGCCCCTTCCTGATGGAAAAGGAAATCATCGATCCGATCATCCGCACCCTGCACGAACGACGGCAGGAAATGATCGACGTAAGTCACATTCTACTTTCCATACAGGAAAACGCCCCTGCGGAGGATACGCTCGCAGCATACCTCCGGATGCAGGCCCTGCGCGATTCGGTGCTTCAGGGAGTCGATTTTGGCGAGCTTGCGTTCCGCCACTCGCAGGATCCCTCCGCGCAAGGCCCTCCGGACGCGCGGGGCGCCCGGGGCCGGCTCGGATTCTTCACGGGAGGAGACCTCGTCGAGCCTTTCGAATCGTTCACCTACGACACACCCGTCGGGGGGCTTTCCCCGGTGTTCCGGACCCGCTTCGGATACCACATGCTGATGGTGCACGAACGCAGACCCGCCGAACCGGGTATCCGGATTGCGCACATCATGATTCGCCATGCGGGGCCGCCCGGAGATTCCACGAATGCCCTTGTACGGGCGGAAGCGCTTAAAATACAACTCGACGAAGGGGCCGATTTCGCGGAGCTCGCAGTGGAGCATTCCGAAGACATGATGTCCGCCGGCCGCGGAGGAGACATCGGGTCCATCAACTATTCCACGCCGGTCCCCGAAACCTTCAAGGAAGCCGCTTACTCGCTTGCGGAACCCGGTGACATAACCGGCCCGGTAGAGACCTCTTTCGGGATCCACATTATTCAGTTGACGGAACGCGGGGAACTGCCTTCTTTCGAGGAAGCCTACGAGGATCTGAAAACCCTGGCGGGCCAGTTGCCGCGCACGGGCCTGGCCGAAGAAGCGCTTGCGCAAGACATTATCCAGACGAGACAGGGACATATCGACACCACACTCGTCCTGAATGCTTTCGCCGGCCTTCCCCCCGATTCGATTCTGATTCTGCCGAACGGCGGCCTCGACGAATCGGCCCTCGCCGATACGTTCTTCGTGCTCGGCGACTCGACCTGGACGCTCGGACATCTTGCCGAAACGGCGGGCAGCCTTGGCAACCGCTCCGGATCCGACACCGAGAGCACCGTGCGTGAACTCGTTTCGTCGTTCGTTACCGAGGCAACGCTGGATGCGGAAGCGGCCCGGCTCGAGGAACGCGACGCCGAATTCGGCAGAATCATGCAGGAGTTTCGCGACGGGCTCGTGCTGTTTGCGCTGATGGAAGACTCGGTATGGACAGCCGCCGACCAGGATTCGGCCGCCCTGCGCGCCCACTACGCCATACAGCCGGAAGCATACCAATGGCCGGACCGCATCCGGGCCATCTCCCTGCAAAGCGCTTCGGATTCTCTTCTGCAGGACGCCGCCGCGCGTTTCGACGCAGGCGCCTCGATAGCGGACATCCATGCCCTCTACGCCGCCGATACGCTGTATACGCTGCACGCGGATACGACACTGATCGCCGATTCGTCCGGCTCCGTCTACGATCGCATACTGGACTTGAGCGAAGGCGAACGCACGGAAATTCTTGCCCTGCGGAGCCGGCGCATCATTCTTGTGCATGACGGAATAGAATCCGCCCGTCCGAAAACCTTCGAGGAAGCCCGAACCGAGATCGTAAGCGAGCACCAGAACGTACTGGAAGAACGCCTGCTTGCGCGCCTCAGGGAGCGCTACAATGCGCATACCTTCCCGGACAGGCTCGTGCGGGCTTTCAGAGAGGAATCGCCCCCCATGGAGCATTCCGACACGCCCACAGCCCCTTAG
- a CDS encoding outer membrane beta-barrel protein, translating into MSEKIQETVLNALGRLSDCSMGWAALALMLFVLPGRAWAQDGWYIEMQLGVAAAPEMNVKTGGLDDWSSSDVSSVRCDVTLNPDRVQVEPGVCSDVPLPWGPLEESFDGGAGILAGMVLGYRLRSLSVEGEYVYRSTAHDDTAVPYGPATSYDPARDAAFDTVRDALDDVMSHSAFANLYYHFRSGSKVAPYLGVGVGFSDVSVEYRTLWHRTRTIENISIFDPAGERGEEMNRRLLGTNTIDRAKLSDLLLGYQVVAGLDYRIGARVTLGFKLRWAGFGQFDDESEYDSLRGHASVAGNPPAPVTYYVRTEDIGFLAFSLGMKSRF; encoded by the coding sequence ATGTCGGAGAAGATACAGGAAACTGTACTGAATGCACTGGGCAGGCTGTCCGACTGCTCGATGGGCTGGGCAGCGCTCGCGCTGATGCTGTTCGTGCTTCCCGGCCGAGCGTGGGCGCAGGACGGCTGGTACATAGAGATGCAGCTGGGAGTCGCGGCCGCCCCGGAAATGAACGTGAAGACCGGAGGGCTGGATGATTGGTCATCGTCCGATGTGTCATCGGTCCGGTGTGACGTGACCCTGAACCCCGACCGCGTTCAGGTCGAGCCGGGAGTGTGCAGCGATGTCCCCTTACCCTGGGGGCCTCTGGAGGAGTCGTTCGATGGAGGTGCGGGTATCCTGGCCGGGATGGTCCTGGGGTATCGCTTGCGCAGCTTGAGCGTCGAAGGCGAGTACGTGTACCGCAGCACCGCCCACGACGACACGGCGGTGCCCTATGGCCCCGCGACGAGCTACGATCCCGCCAGGGATGCGGCGTTCGACACGGTCCGGGATGCCCTTGACGACGTGATGTCGCACAGCGCCTTTGCCAACCTGTACTACCACTTCCGCTCCGGCTCGAAGGTTGCCCCGTACCTTGGAGTGGGAGTTGGCTTTTCGGACGTATCGGTCGAGTACCGGACGCTATGGCACCGAACCCGGACCATCGAGAACATCAGTATCTTCGATCCGGCAGGCGAACGGGGAGAGGAAATGAACAGGAGGCTCCTGGGCACGAATACCATTGACCGGGCGAAACTATCGGACTTGCTGCTCGGCTATCAGGTCGTCGCCGGTCTGGATTATCGGATCGGCGCCCGGGTCACCCTTGGCTTCAAGCTTCGATGGGCGGGCTTCGGCCAATTCGATGACGAATCGGAGTATGACTCCCTGCGCGGCCATGCGTCCGTGGCCGGTAATCCGCCGGCGCCTGTTACGTACTATGTAAGGACGGAGGACATCGGGTTCCTGGCTTTCAGCCTCGGCATGAAGTCCCGCTTCTGA
- a CDS encoding peptidyl-prolyl cis-trans isomerase gives MGNLSPYKRWLFLAGLCAGAAAPFLYGCVEKTEPREYVARVEDRYLFEEDIERTMGSIAMIGDPSEMRMQIIDQWLATEVLYREALRRGLAENAEVQRRLDESERSVLVNSFIESFYQENSPAPSAEETLTYFEQHKEQLRLREPFVRVRHLRAGTFEEAREAQLALRNAPVAERDSVWTLWADTLGTGPSASDTLFAPPVSAHDHYPESRLFGNRPQLRQTLANLSNEQTAAVIESDSAYHVLQLAERIPAGSIPEQEWIQPELERQLILQNRKQLYARLVQRLRNEALAREELDSP, from the coding sequence ATGGGAAATCTTTCCCCTTACAAACGCTGGCTGTTTCTCGCCGGGCTATGTGCAGGAGCGGCGGCGCCGTTTCTTTACGGCTGTGTGGAAAAAACGGAGCCGCGGGAATACGTGGCTCGCGTCGAGGACCGGTATCTTTTCGAGGAAGATATCGAACGCACCATGGGAAGCATCGCCATGATCGGGGACCCCTCGGAAATGCGGATGCAGATCATCGACCAGTGGCTCGCCACGGAAGTGCTGTACCGGGAAGCGCTCCGGCGGGGACTTGCGGAAAACGCCGAAGTACAGCGCCGCCTGGACGAAAGCGAGCGATCCGTGCTGGTGAACTCGTTTATCGAATCCTTCTATCAGGAAAATTCCCCGGCTCCCTCCGCGGAAGAAACCCTGACATACTTCGAGCAGCACAAGGAACAGCTCCGGTTGCGCGAACCCTTCGTGCGGGTCCGGCATCTTCGCGCCGGGACGTTCGAGGAGGCAAGAGAAGCCCAACTCGCGCTCCGGAACGCCCCTGTAGCGGAACGGGATTCGGTATGGACCCTCTGGGCCGACACGCTCGGAACCGGCCCGTCCGCGTCGGACACGCTGTTTGCCCCTCCCGTTTCCGCGCACGATCACTACCCCGAAAGCCGCCTTTTCGGGAACCGGCCGCAGCTGCGGCAAACGCTGGCGAACCTGAGCAATGAACAAACCGCGGCCGTCATCGAAAGCGATTCCGCATACCATGTCCTCCAGTTGGCGGAGCGCATACCGGCGGGAAGCATCCCCGAACAGGAGTGGATCCAGCCCGAACTCGAGCGCCAGCTCATCCTGCAGAACCGGAAACAGTTGTATGCGCGTCTGGTTCAACGTTTAAGAAATGAGGCCCTTGCACGCGAAGAGCTCGATAGTCCATAA